In Pseudomonas fakonensis, one DNA window encodes the following:
- a CDS encoding substrate-binding domain-containing protein has protein sequence MQHTFKPLLTLALAACCSLAQAAELTVMTSGGFTAAYQRLGPQYAARSGDTLTSVLGPSMGKAPQAIPNRLARGEHADVVIMVGYALDELIKQGKVDPASRVELADSRIGLVVKQGQPKPAIGTAAELKQTLLAAKSVAYSDSASGVYVQNELFSKLGIQPQLAAKSTMVERVPVAGEVARGQYQVGLQQVAELLPVPGVSYVGKLPEELQSVTRFAAGIPTGAAHPAEAKQLLDYLASPAVQDSVRATGLDSVPR, from the coding sequence ATGCAGCACACCTTCAAACCCCTGCTCACCCTCGCCCTGGCCGCCTGCTGCAGCCTGGCCCAGGCCGCCGAGCTGACCGTGATGACCTCCGGCGGCTTCACCGCCGCCTACCAGCGCCTGGGCCCGCAGTACGCGGCGCGCAGCGGCGATACCCTGACCAGCGTGCTCGGCCCGTCCATGGGCAAGGCGCCGCAGGCCATCCCCAACCGCCTGGCCCGGGGCGAACACGCCGACGTGGTGATCATGGTCGGCTATGCCCTGGACGAGTTGATCAAACAGGGCAAGGTCGACCCGGCCTCGCGGGTAGAGCTGGCCGACTCGCGCATCGGCCTGGTGGTGAAACAGGGCCAGCCCAAGCCCGCCATCGGCACCGCCGCCGAGCTGAAGCAGACCCTGCTGGCGGCAAAATCGGTGGCCTACTCCGACAGCGCCAGCGGCGTGTATGTGCAGAACGAGCTGTTCAGCAAGCTGGGCATCCAGCCGCAACTGGCGGCCAAGAGCACCATGGTCGAGCGCGTGCCGGTGGCCGGTGAAGTGGCCCGGGGGCAGTACCAGGTTGGCCTGCAGCAGGTCGCCGAATTGCTGCCGGTGCCGGGGGTGAGCTACGTGGGCAAGCTCCCGGAAGAACTGCAATCGGTCACCCGCTTCGCCGCAGGTATCCCCACCGGCGCCGCGCACCCCGCCGAGGCGAAGCAACTGCTCGACTACCTCGCTTCCCCCGCCGTACAGGACAGCGTGCGCGCCACCGGGCTGGACTCAGTTCCGCGCTAA
- a CDS encoding MFS transporter, whose product MSLPTHPAPAGTSKASRVFRVTSGNFLEQFDFFLFGFYATHIAAAFFPAANEFASLMMTFAAFGAGFLMRPLGAVLLGAYIDDVGRRKGLIVTLAIMASGTLLIVLVPGYANIGLWAPALVLLGRLLQGFSAGAELGGVSVYLAEMATPGRKGFYASWQSASQQVAIVVAAALGFGLNQWLSAAEIADWGWRVPFALGCLIIPMIFMLRRNLQETEEFSARKHRPNMKEVLGTLFANAGVVLLGMLMVAMTTTAFYMITVYAPTFGKTVLQLSTSDALIVTLLVGVSNFAWLPIGGILSDRYGRKPLLVAMSALTVLTAYPALSFLAQAPSFGHMLEVLLWFSFLYGLYNGAMIPALTEIMPVQVRVAGFSLAYSLATAVFGGFTPAISTWLIHETGDKAAPAYWLMFAALCAFCATFVLYRRLATKAPVTA is encoded by the coding sequence ATGAGTCTGCCTACCCATCCGGCGCCTGCGGGCACCTCCAAGGCCAGTCGGGTGTTCCGGGTTACTTCCGGGAACTTCCTCGAACAGTTCGACTTCTTCCTGTTCGGCTTCTATGCCACCCACATTGCCGCTGCCTTCTTCCCTGCCGCCAACGAATTCGCCTCGCTGATGATGACCTTCGCCGCCTTTGGCGCGGGCTTTTTGATGCGCCCGCTGGGCGCGGTACTGCTGGGCGCCTATATCGACGACGTCGGCCGGCGCAAGGGTTTGATCGTGACCCTGGCGATCATGGCCAGCGGCACACTGTTGATCGTGCTGGTGCCCGGCTACGCCAACATCGGCCTGTGGGCGCCGGCGCTGGTGTTGCTGGGGCGCCTGCTGCAAGGCTTCTCGGCCGGTGCCGAGCTGGGTGGTGTGTCGGTGTACCTGGCCGAAATGGCCACGCCCGGGCGCAAGGGCTTCTATGCCAGCTGGCAGTCCGCCAGCCAGCAGGTGGCCATTGTCGTCGCCGCAGCCCTGGGCTTTGGCCTGAACCAGTGGCTGAGCGCTGCCGAGATCGCCGACTGGGGCTGGCGCGTGCCGTTCGCCCTGGGCTGCCTGATCATCCCGATGATCTTCATGCTGCGCCGCAACCTGCAGGAAACCGAAGAGTTCAGCGCACGCAAGCACCGCCCGAACATGAAAGAAGTGCTCGGCACACTGTTCGCCAACGCAGGCGTAGTGCTGCTGGGCATGTTGATGGTGGCCATGACCACGACGGCGTTCTACATGATCACAGTGTACGCGCCGACCTTCGGCAAGACCGTGCTGCAACTGAGCACCAGCGATGCGCTGATCGTCACCCTGCTGGTGGGCGTGTCGAACTTCGCCTGGCTGCCGATCGGCGGCATCCTCAGCGACCGCTACGGGCGCAAGCCGCTGCTGGTGGCGATGTCGGCGCTGACCGTGCTGACGGCCTACCCGGCGCTGTCGTTCCTGGCCCAGGCGCCGAGCTTCGGGCACATGCTCGAGGTGCTGCTGTGGTTCTCGTTCCTGTATGGCCTGTACAACGGTGCGATGATTCCGGCGCTGACCGAAATCATGCCGGTGCAGGTGCGGGTGGCGGGCTTCTCCCTGGCCTACAGCCTGGCCACCGCGGTGTTCGGCGGCTTCACCCCGGCGATTTCCACCTGGCTGATTCACGAGACCGGCGATAAAGCGGCCCCGGCGTATTGGCTGATGTTCGCCGCGCTGTGCGCGTTCTGCGCGACCTTTGTGCTGTATCGCCGGTTGGCCACCAAGGCCCCTGTCACCGCGTGA
- a CDS encoding DUF6508 domain-containing protein yields the protein MGFLKRVKGLFAKPEVAAQAWPGPAEIDELLAYLPLLYPGGGAIRTSEVHGDNPWPVYVPVVTDFFAVLARDCWQDLGYSIEAGHVVRDDPARLDHADLAQLRSQLTYCCRGERFCDGHWRAMIEQGHVLRILQRLEQLR from the coding sequence ATGGGTTTTCTAAAGCGGGTGAAGGGGCTTTTCGCCAAGCCTGAAGTGGCAGCACAGGCATGGCCGGGGCCGGCAGAAATCGACGAATTGCTCGCTTACCTGCCGTTGCTGTACCCGGGCGGGGGGGCGATCCGCACAAGCGAAGTGCATGGCGATAACCCGTGGCCGGTGTATGTGCCGGTGGTGACGGACTTCTTTGCCGTGCTTGCGCGTGACTGCTGGCAGGACCTGGGCTACAGCATCGAGGCCGGGCATGTGGTGCGCGATGACCCGGCACGCCTGGACCATGCGGATTTGGCCCAGTTACGCAGCCAGCTCACCTACTGCTGCCGGGGTGAGCGGTTTTGCGACGGGCACTGGCGCGCGATGATCGAGCAGGGGCATGTGCTGCGGATTCTGCAGCGGCTGGAGCAGTTGCGTTAG
- a CDS encoding biliverdin-producing heme oxygenase, whose translation MNAILQASPELPLSKQLKAGSSSDHDSVDNLVMGARPFESLERYGCFLRLQHRFHGAIDALYEQAQLNLLLPGLRELPRYQAVCADLRDLGLAVPAKPEAVQPPDAWHAIGWLYCSEGSNLGAAFLFKQSQLIGLSESHGARHLAAHPDGRGLHWRQFVALLDGLDITDAQKEAAIQGARDAFDFYRKALKASF comes from the coding sequence ATGAACGCGATTCTCCAAGCCAGCCCCGAACTGCCCCTGAGCAAGCAACTCAAAGCCGGCTCCAGCAGCGACCACGACAGCGTCGACAACCTGGTGATGGGCGCCCGCCCGTTCGAAAGCCTGGAGCGCTATGGCTGCTTCCTGCGCCTGCAGCACAGGTTCCACGGTGCCATCGACGCGCTGTACGAACAGGCGCAACTGAACCTGCTGCTGCCGGGCCTGCGCGAACTGCCGCGCTACCAGGCAGTGTGCGCCGACCTGCGCGACCTGGGCCTGGCCGTGCCGGCCAAGCCTGAGGCGGTGCAGCCGCCGGATGCCTGGCACGCCATTGGCTGGCTGTACTGCAGCGAAGGCTCCAACCTGGGTGCGGCGTTTCTGTTCAAGCAAAGCCAGCTGATCGGCCTGAGCGAAAGCCACGGCGCCCGCCACCTGGCCGCCCACCCGGACGGCCGCGGCCTGCACTGGCGCCAGTTCGTCGCCCTGCTGGACGGGCTGGACATCACCGACGCGCAGAAAGAAGCCGCCATCCAGGGCGCGCGGGATGCGTTCGATTTTTACCGCAAGGCGCTCAAGGCGAGCTTCTGA
- a CDS encoding HlyD family efflux transporter periplasmic adaptor subunit — MDAAALPLPPGQARLPVLRRSLRLHPGPRSRDGSPSWTLEDPARGRFYRIGWPEAEMLSHWPRGSAEAVASAVSQSTTLAMQSQEVEQFAQFLRAQQLVDVAGETAMDELRQRSEAGATGWAGWLMKNYLSIRIPLLRPDAFLTRTLRRVRQVFGRGFVIATLLAALLGLYLAARQWDSFTHTFLHFFSLEGALLAACTLSLSKVLHEFGHAYACKHFGCRVPTMGVAFLVLWPVLYTDASGAWRLTRRHQRLAIGAAGMGVELCLAAWATLAWSFLPDGPLRSAAFMLASTTWMLTLAVNLNPLMRFDGYFLFADLLDVPNLQERAFALARWRLREALFGLGDPRPEYFEPWLHRVLLGYAFATWVYRFFLFMGIALLVYHFAFKLLGVLLFLVEIVHFILRPIWQELRHWYQRRKDYRMNRNTLMSAAVLTVGLTLAVLPWSSRIDAPALLRAERQAILVTPADAQLQAIEARPGEPVQAGQPLFRLSSPQLAHDLARLEQEIALLRQQGSLQVRASEGAARQAVAQDELRIALQRRQALHDQLAQLQVRAPFAGRLADLAEPLAAGEWLPAGEWLGTLVDERKLRVEAFVTEADRERLQAGAEAWFVPEDAGRARLRLKVDDISQTATRKLTSAPELASVYQGAIAAKLDQQQVPEPEQALYRVLLSPVGQLDGDLTTLRGTAIITGSARSPLLQALRRALVVVIRESAF, encoded by the coding sequence ATGGACGCAGCTGCCCTGCCCCTGCCGCCTGGCCAGGCGCGCCTGCCCGTGCTGCGCCGCAGCCTGCGCCTGCACCCCGGCCCGCGTTCGCGGGACGGCTCGCCCAGCTGGACCCTCGAAGACCCGGCGCGCGGACGCTTCTACCGCATCGGCTGGCCCGAGGCCGAAATGCTCAGCCACTGGCCCAGAGGCAGCGCCGAGGCGGTGGCCTCAGCCGTCAGCCAGTCCACCACCCTGGCCATGCAAAGCCAGGAGGTGGAGCAGTTCGCGCAGTTTCTGCGGGCCCAGCAACTGGTGGACGTGGCCGGCGAAACCGCCATGGACGAACTGCGCCAGCGCAGCGAAGCCGGGGCCACCGGCTGGGCCGGCTGGCTGATGAAAAACTACCTGTCGATCCGCATCCCGCTACTGCGCCCGGATGCGTTCTTGACCCGCACCCTGCGCCGGGTGCGCCAGGTGTTCGGCCGGGGCTTCGTCATCGCCACCCTGCTGGCGGCGCTGCTGGGCCTGTACCTGGCGGCCCGCCAGTGGGACAGCTTCACCCACACCTTTCTGCACTTCTTCAGCCTGGAAGGCGCGCTGCTGGCGGCCTGTACCTTGAGCCTGAGCAAGGTGCTGCACGAGTTCGGTCATGCCTATGCGTGCAAGCATTTCGGCTGCCGGGTGCCGACCATGGGGGTGGCCTTTCTGGTGCTGTGGCCGGTGCTGTACACCGACGCCAGCGGTGCCTGGCGCCTGACCCGGCGCCACCAGCGCCTGGCCATCGGCGCCGCCGGCATGGGTGTGGAGCTATGCCTGGCGGCCTGGGCCACCCTGGCCTGGAGCTTCTTGCCCGACGGCCCGCTGCGCAGCGCTGCGTTCATGCTGGCCAGCACCACCTGGATGCTCACCCTGGCGGTGAACCTCAACCCGCTGATGCGCTTTGACGGGTACTTCCTGTTCGCCGACCTGCTGGATGTGCCCAACCTGCAGGAGCGCGCCTTCGCCCTGGCGCGCTGGCGCCTGCGCGAGGCGCTGTTCGGCCTGGGCGACCCGCGCCCGGAGTACTTCGAACCCTGGCTGCACCGGGTACTGCTGGGCTATGCCTTCGCCACCTGGGTTTACCGCTTCTTCCTGTTCATGGGCATCGCCCTGCTGGTCTATCACTTCGCCTTCAAGCTGCTCGGCGTGCTGCTGTTTCTGGTCGAGATCGTGCACTTCATCCTGCGGCCGATCTGGCAGGAGCTGCGCCACTGGTACCAACGCCGCAAGGACTACCGCATGAACCGCAACACCCTGATGAGCGCCGCTGTGCTGACCGTGGGCCTGACCCTGGCGGTACTGCCCTGGAGCAGCCGCATCGATGCCCCGGCGCTGCTGCGGGCCGAGCGCCAGGCCATTCTGGTAACCCCGGCCGACGCCCAGTTGCAGGCCATCGAGGCGCGCCCCGGCGAGCCGGTGCAGGCCGGCCAGCCGTTGTTTCGCTTAAGCTCGCCGCAGCTGGCCCATGACCTGGCGCGGCTCGAGCAGGAAATCGCCCTGCTGCGCCAGCAAGGCAGCCTGCAGGTGCGCGCCAGCGAAGGGGCAGCGCGCCAGGCCGTGGCCCAGGATGAGCTGCGCATTGCCCTGCAACGGCGCCAGGCGCTGCACGACCAGCTGGCCCAGTTGCAGGTGCGCGCGCCCTTTGCCGGGCGCCTGGCCGACCTGGCCGAACCGCTGGCCGCGGGCGAATGGCTGCCGGCGGGCGAGTGGCTGGGCACCCTGGTGGATGAGCGCAAGCTGCGGGTGGAGGCCTTCGTCACCGAAGCCGACCGCGAGCGCCTGCAAGCCGGCGCCGAGGCCTGGTTCGTGCCCGAGGACGCCGGCCGCGCGCGGCTGCGGCTGAAGGTGGACGACATCAGCCAGACCGCCACCCGCAAGCTCACCTCGGCGCCGGAGCTGGCCTCGGTGTACCAGGGCGCGATCGCCGCCAAGCTAGACCAACAGCAGGTGCCCGAGCCCGAGCAGGCGCTGTACCGGGTGTTGCTCAGCCCGGTGGGCCAGCTGGACGGCGACCTGACGACCTTGCGCGGCACGGCTATCATCACCGGCAGCGCACGCAGCCCGCTGCTGCAGGCACTGCGCCGGGCGCTGGTGGTGGTGATTCGCGAGTCGGCGTTCTAA
- a CDS encoding efflux RND transporter periplasmic adaptor subunit, translated as MNAAVTPPRDKRAERMALLLQLERRVRGEADLSGLGFLLVNDSRQLFDYQEALLWQAGGAGVSHCSGLSQVEANAPFVLWLGRLCEHWQTQPWAGETRVLSSADAPAQERSQWPEYLAAQLLWLPLRRRDGQWLGALLFSCQRAPGTAELALLQLLQDASAHAWAGLQGSRRKPLLQRLCHRPRKAVLAIVAALLVLALLPVRQSVLAPGEIVAREPAVLRAPLQAVVERILVQPNQAIRQGEPLVQLDRRELDSRLESARQTLTAAEAQLRQARQQALFDERAKAQLAELQTRRDQARADVDYLEGNLERSLMLAPRDGVAIFDDPSDWIGRPVSLGERIMQVADPHDARLEVQLPVADAIALAPGAQVRLFLNSQPGSPLLATLQRHGYRATPGSDGTMAYRLQAAFSEDDARLRVGLKGTAKLYGERTLLFNYLLRRPLAAARVYLGW; from the coding sequence GTGAACGCTGCCGTGACGCCGCCGCGGGACAAGCGCGCCGAGCGCATGGCGCTGCTGCTGCAACTGGAGCGGCGGGTGCGCGGCGAAGCCGACCTCAGCGGCCTGGGCTTCTTGCTGGTCAACGACAGCCGCCAGCTGTTCGACTACCAGGAGGCCCTGCTGTGGCAGGCCGGCGGCGCGGGCGTGAGCCACTGCTCGGGGTTGTCGCAGGTCGAGGCCAATGCGCCCTTCGTGCTGTGGCTTGGGCGCCTGTGCGAACACTGGCAAACCCAGCCCTGGGCGGGTGAAACGCGGGTACTGAGCAGCGCCGATGCGCCAGCGCAAGAGCGCAGCCAGTGGCCGGAATACCTGGCCGCGCAGTTGCTGTGGCTACCCCTGCGCCGGCGCGACGGGCAATGGCTGGGGGCGCTGCTGTTCAGTTGCCAGCGCGCCCCCGGCACCGCCGAGCTGGCCCTGCTGCAACTGTTGCAGGACGCCAGCGCCCACGCCTGGGCCGGCCTGCAGGGCAGCCGCCGTAAACCTCTGCTGCAGCGCCTGTGCCATCGCCCGCGCAAGGCCGTGCTGGCCATCGTTGCCGCGCTGCTGGTGCTGGCCCTGTTGCCGGTGCGCCAGAGCGTGCTCGCCCCCGGCGAGATCGTCGCCCGAGAGCCTGCGGTGCTGCGCGCGCCGTTGCAGGCGGTGGTCGAGCGCATTCTGGTGCAGCCCAACCAGGCCATACGCCAGGGTGAACCGCTGGTGCAACTGGACCGCCGCGAGCTGGACAGCCGCCTGGAAAGCGCCCGGCAAACCCTCACCGCCGCCGAGGCGCAGTTGCGCCAGGCACGCCAGCAGGCGCTGTTCGATGAACGCGCCAAGGCCCAGCTGGCCGAGTTGCAGACCCGCCGTGACCAGGCCCGTGCCGATGTCGACTACCTGGAGGGCAACCTTGAGCGTTCGTTGATGCTGGCCCCGCGTGACGGCGTGGCGATTTTCGACGACCCCAGCGACTGGATCGGCCGCCCGGTGTCACTGGGCGAGCGCATCATGCAGGTGGCCGACCCCCACGATGCACGCCTGGAGGTGCAGTTGCCGGTGGCTGACGCCATCGCCCTGGCACCCGGCGCCCAGGTACGCCTGTTCCTCAACAGCCAGCCCGGCAGCCCGCTGCTGGCCACCCTGCAGCGCCACGGCTACCGCGCCACACCGGGTAGCGACGGGACCATGGCCTATCGCCTGCAAGCGGCCTTCAGCGAAGACGATGCGCGCCTGCGGGTGGGCCTGAAGGGTACCGCCAAGCTGTATGGCGAACGCACCTTGCTGTTCAACTACCTGCTGCGCCGGCCGCTGGCTGCAGCCCGTGTGTACCTGGGGTGGTGA
- a CDS encoding efflux RND transporter periplasmic adaptor subunit produces MAARQRKWAAVLAILVAVAAERAQAEGDNGELRVQLSPIRQTVLSSEIGGKLVELDVKEGDTFKQGQRLAAFDCSVQKAQLSRSQAALAGAQKKLEVARKLDALESISQSEVTQARADMAIAQAESGVGRAMLGRCTLNAPFAGRVSQRMVQRWQHVAEGTELLAIYDDSVYQLELIVPSSWLGWLKPGQAFAVQLDETGQRYSAQVERLGAAIDPVSQSLKVFARITGDTSALLPGMSGVALLAPPGAGS; encoded by the coding sequence ATGGCCGCTAGGCAACGCAAGTGGGCCGCCGTGCTGGCGATCCTGGTGGCGGTGGCTGCCGAACGCGCCCAGGCCGAAGGCGACAACGGCGAGCTGCGCGTGCAGCTCAGCCCGATTCGCCAGACCGTGCTGTCCAGCGAGATCGGCGGCAAGCTGGTGGAGCTGGACGTGAAGGAAGGCGATACCTTCAAGCAGGGCCAGCGCCTGGCGGCGTTCGACTGCTCGGTGCAAAAAGCCCAGCTTAGCCGCAGCCAGGCGGCGCTGGCCGGGGCGCAGAAAAAGCTCGAAGTGGCGCGCAAGCTCGATGCGCTGGAGTCGATCAGCCAGAGCGAGGTCACCCAGGCCCGCGCCGACATGGCCATTGCCCAGGCCGAAAGCGGCGTGGGCCGGGCCATGCTCGGGCGCTGCACGCTCAACGCACCGTTTGCCGGGCGCGTGTCGCAACGCATGGTGCAGCGCTGGCAGCACGTGGCCGAAGGCACCGAGCTGCTGGCCATCTATGACGACAGCGTGTACCAGCTGGAGCTGATCGTGCCCTCCAGCTGGCTGGGCTGGCTCAAGCCCGGCCAGGCCTTCGCGGTGCAACTTGATGAAACCGGCCAGCGCTATAGCGCACAGGTTGAACGCCTGGGCGCGGCCATCGACCCGGTCAGCCAGTCGCTTAAGGTGTTCGCGCGCATTACCGGCGACACCTCGGCGCTGCTGCCGGGCATGAGCGGCGTGGCGCTGCTGGCGCCGCCGGGGGCCGGTTCGTGA
- a CDS encoding TolC family protein, protein MTRTTFNRVSLRLAIACATLGLSACAVKPEPMSTEQRLAESDADRQSMFAAQEPVTRPISLEEAMARAVKYNLQQRVGLMQRQLEDNTLSSANLSLLPQLAANAGWRGRDNVAGSSSESVTTGQQSLEPSTSSDRSSRDASLRLSWNVLDFGVSYFSAKAQANKVLAAEETRRKVVADIVQQVREAYWQAAGAERLQPQVQQALSDARGALEQAREGERQRLQAPIDSLRYQKSLLEMIRQLEVVDGELSVAKARLASLMNLPPNTAFSLAAPAESSYARPALAYNLADLEVTSMIQRPEIRSESYQARNAVLESRAALLKLLPGANLFVGGNYDSNSFLVNDHWADAGLQVSWNLLNVLAYPTVKKTGESRQQLAELRRQAMRMAVLTQVNVAWREFQRSSQVYERSSELQQVQRGIYQQSERAYASQAQSRLERVRTATETVLATRTRDRAYAELQVAHGAVYQAAGLDPLPERIAGAGIAQLSQAIAANSVRLNQGQGSVPAGVAAAQQLAYAKTLAAPAPLAPPPAPRQVVRLDMWDSLGSLRGAELVPVEHVNGR, encoded by the coding sequence ATGACCCGCACGACTTTCAACCGCGTCTCCCTGCGCCTGGCCATCGCCTGCGCCACCCTGGGCCTGTCGGCCTGCGCCGTGAAGCCCGAGCCGATGAGCACCGAGCAGCGCCTGGCCGAGTCCGACGCCGACCGCCAGAGCATGTTCGCCGCGCAAGAGCCGGTCACCCGGCCGATCAGCCTGGAAGAAGCCATGGCCCGCGCCGTGAAGTACAACCTGCAGCAGCGCGTGGGCCTGATGCAGCGCCAGCTGGAGGACAACACCCTGAGCAGCGCCAACCTGAGCCTGCTGCCGCAGCTGGCGGCCAACGCCGGCTGGCGCGGGCGCGACAACGTGGCAGGCTCGTCCAGCGAGTCGGTGACCACCGGCCAGCAGTCGCTGGAGCCCTCCACCAGCAGCGACCGCAGCAGCCGCGATGCCAGCCTGCGCCTGTCGTGGAACGTGCTCGACTTCGGCGTCAGCTACTTCAGCGCCAAGGCCCAGGCCAACAAGGTGCTGGCCGCCGAGGAAACCCGCCGCAAGGTGGTCGCCGACATCGTCCAGCAGGTGCGCGAAGCCTACTGGCAGGCGGCCGGCGCCGAGCGCCTGCAACCCCAGGTGCAGCAAGCGCTGAGCGATGCCCGCGGCGCCCTGGAGCAGGCCCGCGAGGGCGAGCGCCAGCGCTTGCAGGCGCCGATCGATTCGCTGCGCTACCAGAAGAGCCTGCTGGAGATGATCCGCCAGTTGGAGGTGGTGGACGGCGAGCTGTCGGTGGCCAAGGCGCGCCTGGCAAGCCTGATGAACCTGCCGCCGAACACCGCCTTCAGCCTGGCCGCGCCCGCCGAGAGCAGCTATGCGCGCCCGGCCCTGGCCTACAACCTGGCCGACCTGGAAGTCACCTCGATGATCCAGCGCCCGGAAATCCGCAGCGAAAGCTACCAGGCGCGCAATGCCGTGCTCGAATCGCGCGCCGCGCTGCTCAAGCTGCTGCCGGGGGCCAACCTGTTCGTCGGCGGCAACTACGACAGCAACAGCTTTTTGGTCAACGACCACTGGGCCGACGCCGGCCTGCAAGTCAGCTGGAACCTGCTCAACGTGCTGGCCTACCCCACCGTGAAAAAAACCGGCGAGAGCCGCCAGCAACTGGCCGAGCTGCGCCGCCAGGCCATGCGCATGGCCGTGCTGACCCAGGTGAACGTGGCCTGGCGCGAGTTCCAGCGTTCCAGCCAGGTGTACGAGCGCTCAAGCGAGCTGCAACAGGTGCAGCGCGGCATCTACCAGCAAAGCGAGCGGGCCTACGCCAGCCAGGCGCAAAGCCGCCTGGAGCGGGTACGCACCGCCACCGAGACCGTGCTGGCCACACGCACCCGCGACCGTGCCTACGCCGAGCTGCAGGTGGCCCATGGCGCGGTGTACCAGGCCGCCGGGCTGGACCCTTTGCCCGAGCGCATCGCCGGTGCCGGCATCGCCCAACTGAGCCAGGCCATCGCCGCCAACAGCGTGCGCCTGAACCAGGGCCAGGGCAGCGTACCGGCCGGCGTTGCCGCCGCGCAGCAACTGGCCTACGCCAAGACGCTGGCAGCCCCCGCCCCACTCGCCCCGCCACCGGCACCACGGCAAGTGGTGCGCCTGGACATGTGGGACAGCCTCGGCTCGCTGCGCGGCGCCGAGCTGGTACCGGTGGAGCACGTCAATGGCCGCTAG